The Staphylococcus sp. KG4-3 genome has a window encoding:
- the leuD gene encoding 3-isopropylmalate dehydratase small subunit yields the protein MEIKPITTYTGKVVPLFHDNIDTDQIIPKAHLKRISKSGFGPFAFDEWRYLDDGSDNPDFNPNKPEYKGASILITGENFGCGSSREHAAWALKDYGFDIIIAGSYSDIFYMNCTKNAMLPIVLDENTRKYLAQASKITVDLPNQTVSTLDKSFDFEIDETWKNKLVNGLDDIALTLQYEDAIKAYETAKTY from the coding sequence ATGGAAATTAAACCTATTACTACTTATACAGGTAAAGTAGTTCCATTATTCCATGATAATATTGATACCGATCAAATTATACCTAAAGCACATTTGAAACGCATATCAAAATCAGGTTTCGGTCCTTTTGCATTTGATGAGTGGCGCTACCTAGATGATGGATCAGATAATCCAGACTTTAATCCAAATAAGCCTGAATATAAAGGGGCTTCAATCTTAATTACTGGTGAAAACTTTGGTTGTGGTTCAAGTCGTGAACACGCCGCTTGGGCCCTTAAAGATTATGGTTTTGATATTATTATTGCTGGTAGTTATAGTGATATATTTTATATGAATTGCACTAAAAATGCTATGTTACCAATAGTTTTAGATGAAAATACAAGAAAATATCTTGCACAAGCAAGTAAAATTACTGTAGATTTACCAAATCAAACAGTTTCTACATTAGACAAATCTTTTGATTTTGAAATCGATGAAACTTGGAAAAATAAGCTCGTTAATGGACTTGATGATATTGCATTGACTTTACAATACGAGGATGCAATTAAAGCCTATGAAACAGCAAAAACGTATTAA
- the ilvA gene encoding threonine ammonia-lyase IlvA: MTVKTTVSSKDIDEAYLQLKDIAKETPLQKDHYLSHKYDCNVYLKREDLQWVRSFKLRGAYNAIIALNEIDRQNGITCASAGNHAQGVAYTASKLNLNAVIFMPVTTPLQKINQVKFFGGSNTEVVLTGDTFDDCLKEALVYTEENNMNFIDPFNNIFTIAGQGTLAKEILEQSKEDDIQFDYLFAAIGGGGLISGVGTYFKEHAPETSIIGVEPAGASSMYASVVLEKQIVTLPDIDKFVDGASVARVGQITFDICRNVVDDYVQVHEGAVCSTILDMYSKQAIVAEPAGALSVAALDQYQAEIKGKTVVCVVSGGNNDINRMKEIEERSLLFEEMKHYFILNFPQRPGALREFVNEVLGPKDDITKFEYLKKSSQNTGTVIIGIQLNNHKDLDNLKANVDEFDNSNIYINENKMLYSLLI; the protein is encoded by the coding sequence ATGACTGTAAAAACTACTGTGTCTTCTAAAGATATCGATGAAGCTTATTTACAATTAAAAGATATTGCTAAAGAGACACCATTACAAAAAGATCATTATTTATCTCATAAATATGATTGTAATGTTTATCTTAAGCGTGAGGATTTACAATGGGTAAGGTCATTTAAACTTAGAGGTGCATATAACGCAATTATAGCGCTAAATGAAATTGATCGCCAAAACGGCATTACATGTGCTAGTGCTGGTAATCACGCTCAGGGTGTAGCATATACTGCTAGTAAGTTGAATTTAAATGCAGTGATTTTTATGCCAGTAACTACCCCATTACAAAAAATTAATCAAGTAAAATTCTTTGGTGGCAGTAATACTGAAGTAGTTTTAACTGGAGATACATTTGATGATTGCTTAAAAGAAGCTCTTGTTTACACAGAAGAAAATAACATGAACTTTATTGATCCTTTCAATAATATTTTTACAATTGCTGGACAAGGGACACTAGCAAAAGAAATACTTGAACAATCAAAAGAAGACGATATTCAATTTGATTATTTATTCGCTGCAATCGGTGGTGGCGGTTTAATTTCAGGCGTAGGTACTTACTTTAAAGAGCATGCTCCTGAGACTTCAATTATTGGTGTAGAACCTGCTGGTGCAAGTAGTATGTATGCCTCAGTAGTTTTAGAAAAACAAATTGTCACATTACCTGATATAGATAAATTTGTTGATGGCGCATCTGTAGCACGTGTTGGTCAAATCACATTTGATATTTGCAGAAATGTAGTTGATGACTATGTTCAAGTACATGAAGGTGCTGTTTGTTCCACTATTTTAGATATGTACTCAAAACAAGCCATTGTTGCAGAACCTGCTGGTGCGTTAAGCGTCGCAGCGCTTGATCAATATCAAGCAGAAATCAAAGGTAAGACAGTTGTATGTGTAGTTAGCGGTGGTAATAATGATATTAATCGAATGAAAGAAATTGAAGAACGTTCCTTATTATTCGAAGAAATGAAACATTATTTTATTTTAAATTTCCCACAACGCCCTGGTGCATTAAGAGAATTTGTTAATGAAGTCCTTGGACCTAAAGATGATATAACCAAATTTGAATATCTAAAAAAATCTTCTCAAAATACAGGCACAGTAATCATAGGTATTCAATTAAATAATCACAAAGACTTAGATAACTTAAAAGCAAATGTAGATGAGTTTGATAATTCTAATATTTATATTAATGAAAATAAAATGCTTTATTCCTTACTAATTTAG